In the Alkaliphilus oremlandii OhILAs genome, one interval contains:
- a CDS encoding conjugal transfer protein TrbL family protein yields the protein MTALFIGLLAAFIIGFLANSYWIENIVHLALYAEKYIADFGIGGFNFLFDIFLGYGISLIVLKFLKKGFDIYILWVDGDADADPIILLTNFFRAMTLAIGFPVIYEVVAKIVENATTEVLNAIGLNIENSSLGMLNDLMTIGIAPIILYSIFTVVFIYLNIQFVVRGLEILVLRTGIPLAATGLMDADKGVFKTYIQKFIQEFFTVLIQVVLAKLGLALMRNWNMQDYTAYFGIAAMILAVKTPRFLQEFIIVSSGGGGMNGIYSTARMAQITRSLFRG from the coding sequence ATGACAGCCTTATTTATAGGGCTCCTAGCTGCTTTCATTATAGGATTCTTGGCAAATAGTTATTGGATCGAAAATATTGTACATTTGGCGCTATATGCAGAGAAGTATATCGCAGATTTCGGAATTGGAGGATTCAATTTCTTATTTGATATATTCTTAGGCTATGGAATCTCTTTGATTGTATTAAAATTTTTAAAGAAAGGATTTGATATTTATATCCTTTGGGTGGATGGCGATGCAGATGCCGATCCGATCATACTTCTTACAAATTTTTTTAGAGCCATGACCCTTGCCATAGGATTTCCAGTGATTTATGAAGTGGTTGCAAAAATAGTAGAAAATGCAACTACAGAAGTGTTGAATGCAATCGGTTTAAATATAGAAAATAGCAGCCTTGGTATGCTGAATGATCTGATGACTATTGGAATTGCGCCAATCATATTATATTCAATCTTCACTGTTGTATTTATATATTTGAACATCCAATTTGTTGTGAGAGGATTAGAGATATTAGTCCTTAGAACAGGGATTCCTTTGGCAGCTACTGGGCTCATGGATGCCGATAAAGGTGTTTTTAAAACGTATATTCAAAAGTTCATTCAAGAATTTTTTACTGTGCTGATACAGGTTGTACTAGCAAAGCTGGGGTTGGCATTGATGCGCAATTGGAATATGCAAGACTATACCGCTTATTTTGGGATTGCAGCAATGATTCTAGCAGTAAAGACACCAAGGTTTTTACAGGAGTTCATCATTGTATCCAGCGGTGGTGGCGGTATGAATGGCATTTATTCTACTGCTAGAATGGCGCAGATTACAAGGTCCCTTTTTAGAGGATAG
- a CDS encoding Fic family protein → MFNKIEKLKSKLNEYRPLTSDEVRRLREEFLINFTYNSNAIEGNTLTLQETALILKEGITIDEKPLKDHLEAVGHKDAFYYIEELVKDKVDLSENAIKDIHTLVLMDKPQQRGMYRRIPVTILGAVHEPPQPYLVPVLMEQLLREYKEEMKDKHIIEKVALFHLKFEGVHPFIDGNGRTGRLILNLELMKEGYPPINIKFQDRKKYYDCFSDYHLKNGDPSMLTTMVANYVEEELEKYISVLEIANSFDNDMELE, encoded by the coding sequence ATGTTTAATAAAATTGAAAAGTTAAAATCAAAATTAAATGAGTATAGACCACTAACAAGTGACGAAGTGCGTAGATTGAGGGAAGAGTTCTTAATAAATTTCACATACAATTCAAATGCTATAGAAGGGAATACGCTTACTCTACAGGAAACAGCCTTGATTCTAAAAGAAGGAATCACAATAGATGAAAAACCCCTTAAAGATCATTTAGAAGCGGTTGGACATAAGGATGCTTTTTATTATATTGAAGAATTAGTTAAAGACAAAGTAGATCTATCAGAAAATGCAATTAAAGATATTCATACATTAGTATTAATGGATAAACCACAACAGAGGGGAATGTATAGACGTATACCGGTAACAATTTTGGGAGCAGTACATGAGCCGCCTCAACCTTATCTTGTTCCAGTATTAATGGAGCAATTACTTCGTGAATATAAAGAAGAAATGAAAGACAAACACATCATTGAAAAAGTTGCCTTATTTCACTTGAAATTTGAAGGGGTACATCCTTTTATTGATGGTAACGGAAGAACAGGTAGATTAATTTTGAATTTAGAATTGATGAAGGAAGGATATCCGCCTATTAATATTAAGTTCCAGGACAGAAAAAAATACTATGATTGTTTTTCTGATTATCATTTAAAGAACGGTGATCCAAGTATGCTAACAACTATGGTAGCAAATTATGTTGAAGAAGAACTTGAAAAATATATTTCAGTATTGGAGATTGCCAATAGTTTTGATAATGATATGGAGCTAGAGTAA
- a CDS encoding ParB/RepB/Spo0J family partition protein: MIEKKRIININDLFSDEDDILETSDSGIKEIYLYKLIPFKNHPFKLYEGQRLEDMVESIKEHGVITPIIVRPMPIQEEQYEILSGHNRANAAKIVGLEKIPAVIKEGLTDEEAMLIVTETNLIQRSFSELSHSEKARIIAERHKAIKQQGKRTDLINEVEMLSNTDGCAENPTFVQFDKKMKSNEKLGEKYDLSPATISRYLKIDMLIDKLKTRLDNKEEIPLMAAVNLSFLKVDEQEIIEGILKEKNFKIDIKKAEILKSFSKGRNFNYDKAYEVLSGKYFNKPKKSQKPKFTPRFTKDIVKKYVTDEVSIKDIENIIEDYLKEYFSKERSETI; this comes from the coding sequence ATGATTGAGAAAAAAAGAATTATAAATATAAATGATCTGTTTTCTGATGAAGATGACATATTAGAAACTTCAGATTCAGGGATAAAGGAAATATATTTATATAAGCTCATACCTTTTAAGAACCATCCATTTAAGCTATATGAAGGACAGCGTTTAGAAGATATGGTGGAGAGTATTAAAGAGCATGGAGTAATAACACCAATTATAGTTAGACCAATGCCGATACAAGAAGAACAGTATGAAATACTTTCAGGACACAACAGAGCTAATGCAGCTAAGATTGTAGGACTAGAAAAAATACCGGCGGTAATTAAAGAAGGACTAACTGATGAAGAAGCTATGCTTATTGTTACGGAAACCAATTTAATACAACGGTCATTTTCAGAACTAAGTCATTCGGAAAAAGCTAGAATAATAGCAGAAAGACATAAGGCAATTAAGCAGCAAGGGAAAAGAACAGACTTAATAAATGAAGTTGAAATGCTCTCAAACACTGATGGTTGTGCGGAAAACCCCACTTTTGTTCAATTTGATAAAAAGATGAAAAGTAATGAAAAATTAGGAGAAAAATATGATTTGTCCCCTGCTACTATATCTAGATATTTAAAAATTGATATGTTAATAGATAAACTAAAAACAAGATTAGACAATAAAGAAGAAATTCCATTAATGGCAGCAGTAAATCTATCCTTTCTTAAAGTAGATGAACAAGAAATTATTGAAGGGATATTGAAAGAGAAAAATTTCAAGATAGATATAAAAAAGGCTGAGATATTAAAATCATTTTCTAAAGGTAGAAATTTTAACTATGATAAAGCCTATGAGGTGCTCTCAGGAAAATATTTTAATAAACCAAAAAAATCTCAAAAACCTAAATTTACACCTAGATTTACTAAGGATATAGTTAAAAAATACGTAACAGATGAAGTCAGTATAAAAGATATTGAAAATATAATAGAAGACTATCTTAAAGAATATTTTTCTAAAGAAAGATCTGAGACTATATAA
- a CDS encoding ATPase, T2SS/T4P/T4SS family, with amino-acid sequence MIVNRIEERSFQRQNRQSDEQVFISIYDVISRIADEVVKSHKDLIADITLSKSPKSALEKVVLKIIANKNYKVAEVNRQDLVREVMDHILGYGIMQKYIDLPDFNNAYINGPDNVWIKCGNKMERVSVSFGSNENLLSYIQTTIQANLKGEINENKALVKFEDKENKLRIICGISPVTTLSPTIIFRKHRDDAYSMKELVDIGMLSEEQGKTLVRYARAGANMMFVGKGGAGKTTLMRAILEELNKETRILVMEEHPELFLKHPNAIHTLVKRNEHGQIYGIREISDMGLLMSIDAYVYGEIREGEAMTFFNGAFAGNQTFNTAHAGSAKKTLRKMMINMKMSGTNLSDEVLLDILYESVNIIVYLDSFTIAEIVEINSEAEEKYNYLWKFKVDRREATFIEGKPIKAGFIESEDLITKLIQSDLLKEGDLDAYNADNVASLYGVTFNHH; translated from the coding sequence ATGATTGTAAATAGAATAGAGGAGCGTTCTTTTCAACGACAAAATAGGCAATCCGATGAGCAGGTCTTCATATCCATATACGATGTAATCTCTAGGATTGCTGATGAAGTAGTAAAAAGCCATAAGGATCTAATTGCTGATATTACGCTTTCTAAATCGCCGAAGTCAGCGTTGGAGAAAGTCGTTTTAAAGATCATCGCAAATAAAAATTATAAAGTAGCGGAAGTAAATCGACAGGATTTAGTTAGAGAAGTCATGGATCACATTCTAGGCTATGGTATTATGCAGAAATATATTGATTTACCGGACTTTAATAATGCTTATATAAATGGTCCCGATAATGTTTGGATAAAATGCGGAAATAAGATGGAGAGAGTGAGTGTGAGCTTTGGAAGTAATGAAAATCTACTTTCTTATATCCAAACTACCATCCAAGCAAATTTAAAAGGTGAAATTAATGAGAATAAGGCATTGGTCAAGTTTGAGGATAAAGAGAACAAGCTGAGGATCATCTGCGGCATATCTCCTGTAACTACGTTAAGTCCCACCATTATATTTAGAAAGCATAGGGATGATGCATATTCAATGAAAGAGCTCGTAGATATTGGTATGCTGTCGGAAGAGCAGGGGAAGACCTTAGTAAGGTATGCTAGGGCAGGAGCCAATATGATGTTTGTTGGTAAAGGTGGTGCTGGTAAAACTACACTAATGCGGGCGATTCTTGAAGAATTAAATAAGGAGACCAGGATACTGGTCATGGAGGAACATCCTGAGCTTTTTTTAAAGCATCCAAATGCCATTCATACTTTAGTAAAAAGAAATGAACATGGGCAGATCTACGGTATAAGGGAAATATCAGATATGGGACTCTTAATGAGTATAGATGCCTATGTCTATGGAGAAATCAGAGAAGGGGAGGCGATGACATTCTTTAATGGAGCTTTTGCTGGCAATCAAACTTTCAATACAGCACATGCAGGCTCTGCAAAAAAGACATTACGAAAGATGATGATCAATATGAAAATGTCGGGAACCAACCTGTCTGATGAAGTACTTCTAGATATACTATATGAAAGCGTTAATATTATTGTATATCTAGATAGCTTTACGATTGCTGAAATTGTTGAAATTAACTCAGAGGCTGAGGAGAAATACAACTATTTATGGAAATTTAAAGTTGATAGGAGGGAAGCTACGTTTATAGAGGGAAAACCTATTAAAGCAGGCTTTATAGAATCGGAAGATTTAATTACGAAATTAATTCAAAGTGACCTTTTGAAAGAAGGTGATTTAGATGCTTATAATGCTGACAATGTTGCTAGTCTTTATGGGGTTACTTTTAATCATCACTAA
- a CDS encoding VirD4-like conjugal transfer protein, CD1115 family, whose product MNVDHNSILKRGGIVIGKTDLGKKEKIYTIKEDVHSITIGSTRCGKTRTIVIPTICTLGLAGESMILSDPKGELYNYTEPFLRKLGYEVFAVDFKNPLKSHEYNFLQPVIDAVDKNDIAAAIDATWDITAALVGEAKGERIWRDGEASIIASSIMSVVYDNRDKESKRFQNMTNVYFFIAEMCKPVGKTMPIVEYVKSLEDSHPSKGLLAISEVAPSKTKGSFFTAALTTLRLFTNPLINTMTSKSTYNPKSLGRKKMAVFIILPDEKTTYYSLASLLVSQHYEQLVQLADSRGGRLENRVNFILDEFGNFTLIPDFSAKLTVGGGRGIRFNLFLQGFSQLEEKYGKEVARTIKGNCENWIYLQTDDDETLQEISKRLGNYTTSSYSQSASHQRYSTPSSSHSINLTARALLTYDEVKLIARPYSLVMSRNRPAMMHAPDLSQWHFNKMLGLGDEEHNRLLRERRELARKAKSIDNDMDLWGIWHIYGEY is encoded by the coding sequence ATGAATGTTGATCATAATTCTATTTTAAAAAGAGGAGGTATTGTCATTGGAAAAACAGACTTGGGAAAGAAAGAAAAAATCTATACCATTAAAGAGGATGTCCACAGTATCACCATAGGATCTACCCGTTGCGGAAAAACGAGAACTATCGTAATTCCTACCATATGTACTTTAGGATTAGCGGGAGAAAGTATGATACTAAGTGATCCTAAAGGAGAACTATATAATTATACAGAGCCATTTTTAAGAAAGCTGGGATATGAAGTCTTTGCAGTAGACTTTAAAAATCCTTTAAAGAGTCACGAATATAACTTTCTCCAACCCGTAATAGATGCAGTAGATAAGAATGATATAGCAGCAGCCATCGATGCCACTTGGGATATTACAGCGGCATTGGTGGGTGAGGCAAAGGGCGAGAGAATATGGCGGGATGGAGAGGCATCCATCATAGCAAGTAGTATTATGAGTGTTGTTTATGATAATAGGGACAAAGAGAGTAAACGTTTTCAGAATATGACGAACGTTTATTTTTTTATAGCTGAAATGTGTAAACCTGTTGGTAAAACCATGCCCATCGTTGAATATGTAAAAAGCTTAGAAGATAGTCATCCTTCTAAAGGGCTTTTAGCTATATCAGAGGTAGCACCAAGTAAGACGAAAGGAAGTTTCTTTACAGCAGCATTAACAACATTAAGGCTGTTTACAAATCCATTAATCAATACGATGACTTCTAAGAGCACTTATAATCCCAAGAGTCTAGGTCGTAAGAAGATGGCAGTCTTTATCATACTACCGGACGAGAAGACCACATATTACAGCCTAGCAAGTTTATTAGTTTCTCAGCATTATGAGCAGCTGGTCCAGTTAGCGGATTCAAGAGGAGGAAGATTAGAAAATAGAGTTAATTTTATATTGGACGAATTTGGAAACTTTACTTTGATCCCAGATTTTTCAGCAAAGCTTACTGTTGGGGGAGGTAGGGGAATCCGTTTTAATTTATTTTTACAAGGTTTTTCACAACTTGAAGAAAAGTATGGAAAGGAAGTGGCCAGGACAATAAAAGGAAATTGTGAGAACTGGATCTATCTACAGACCGATGATGATGAAACGTTGCAAGAAATATCGAAAAGATTAGGGAACTACACTACGAGCAGTTATTCTCAAAGTGCTTCACATCAAAGATATTCAACACCGAGCAGCTCACATAGTATCAATCTTACGGCAAGAGCGCTACTTACTTATGATGAAGTAAAGCTGATTGCTAGGCCATATTCCTTAGTGATGTCAAGAAATCGCCCGGCAATGATGCATGCTCCGGATCTGAGTCAATGGCATTTTAATAAGATGTTGGGTCTAGGAGATGAGGAGCATAACAGGTTGTTGAGAGAAAGAAGAGAGCTGGCTAGAAAGGCTAAATCAATAGATAATGATATGGACCTTTGGGGCATCTGGCACATATATGGTGAATATTAA
- a CDS encoding plasmid mobilization protein, producing the protein MVIENKIIKITFRVSEREHIKIVNKAKRSNLSLSQYLRCSSLNKNIVVIEDFKNFSKELKAIGNNLNQLNVLCHQGKITCPDISITRKKVEEIWELLNLLMDQTKKSKA; encoded by the coding sequence ATGGTTATTGAAAATAAAATAATAAAAATAACTTTTAGAGTATCTGAAAGAGAGCATATAAAGATCGTGAACAAAGCAAAGCGATCAAATTTAAGCTTAAGCCAGTATCTAAGATGCAGCTCTTTAAATAAAAATATAGTCGTAATAGAGGACTTCAAGAACTTTTCAAAAGAACTTAAAGCCATCGGTAATAATTTGAATCAGCTAAATGTACTTTGCCATCAGGGAAAGATTACTTGCCCGGATATATCTATAACTAGGAAAAAGGTAGAAGAGATATGGGAATTGTTAAATTTATTAATGGATCAAACAAAAAAATCCAAGGCTTAG
- a CDS encoding AAA family ATPase, with amino-acid sequence MKNRNKDKVLLSIGRIDPKAEAAINAANINVIDYEDNIHIIYDVLDIVSADILIINRLLDDEEGNTLVRIAGKAKDKGIRIIILLEEMESSKERKLITRLINENVYSFIRFNEVTKKKIEKNVKKYPLEFDFKMFSKARIEYKQVQVVKSMFKEVIAVYSPLSQGSSIIAAHLAMSIAKTQNCRVCLVDFNPLKPSFKKIFNREFENTLVNVFNALERGTLTNEKLEGFLTTSKEQKNLDILAGFYDINEYYTLANDDSFPSYINQVLEKLKFLYDYVIIDTHSWYDIYPTNESLIKADKVIAPIYGNLFDLEEANRYITFFEKYNDFDIRKFFFVINKYSGEDLTFIEIEAKLKGQVIGYVSEHKDYRIGNAFNNKRVMNEYIPILQCIGLNAEKEVSLKERLFHRNKRKWLDVLEEEE; translated from the coding sequence TTGAAAAACAGAAATAAAGATAAAGTACTTTTAAGTATAGGGAGAATCGATCCTAAGGCTGAAGCTGCTATTAATGCAGCCAATATTAACGTAATTGATTATGAAGATAATATTCATATTATTTACGATGTTTTAGATATTGTAAGCGCTGATATTTTAATCATCAATAGACTGTTGGATGATGAAGAAGGAAATACATTAGTTCGAATCGCAGGGAAAGCAAAGGATAAGGGAATAAGGATCATTATTTTATTAGAAGAGATGGAAAGCTCAAAGGAGCGAAAGCTGATCACTAGACTTATCAATGAAAACGTATATAGCTTTATAAGGTTTAATGAGGTCACTAAAAAGAAGATAGAGAAGAATGTTAAGAAATACCCTTTAGAATTTGATTTTAAAATGTTTTCAAAAGCAAGAATAGAATATAAACAGGTCCAGGTGGTAAAGAGTATGTTCAAAGAAGTAATTGCAGTATACTCGCCACTAAGTCAAGGGTCTTCTATAATAGCTGCACATCTAGCGATGTCCATTGCTAAAACACAAAATTGCAGGGTTTGTTTAGTTGATTTTAACCCACTTAAGCCAAGTTTCAAGAAGATATTTAATAGAGAATTTGAAAATACGTTGGTAAATGTTTTTAATGCACTGGAAAGAGGCACATTGACCAATGAAAAGCTAGAAGGTTTTTTGACGACAAGCAAGGAGCAGAAAAATTTAGATATATTAGCGGGATTCTACGATATTAATGAATACTATACTTTGGCTAATGATGATTCATTTCCATCCTATATTAACCAGGTATTAGAAAAGCTAAAATTCTTATATGACTATGTGATTATTGACACGCACTCCTGGTACGATATATACCCGACAAATGAATCCCTTATTAAAGCGGATAAAGTAATTGCTCCTATTTACGGCAACCTATTTGACCTTGAAGAAGCGAATCGATACATAACTTTCTTTGAGAAGTATAACGACTTCGATATAAGAAAGTTTTTCTTTGTAATTAATAAATATTCAGGAGAAGATCTAACCTTTATAGAGATCGAAGCGAAATTAAAAGGGCAAGTAATAGGCTATGTATCTGAACATAAGGATTATAGAATAGGGAATGCTTTTAACAATAAAAGAGTAATGAATGAATATATCCCTATTCTGCAATGCATTGGATTAAATGCAGAGAAAGAGGTATCTCTTAAAGAGCGATTGTTTCATCGAAATAAAAGAAAATGGCTAGATGTACTGGAGGAAGAGGAATGA
- a CDS encoding DUF3991 and toprim domain-containing protein: MAYEKRRFTEEQIQFANNINLLEYAKQSFDVKKVGINSYKIEGHGGLHINPETNRWNCFSQSKGGGPIQFVMFTENKSWVEAVKKFLGVSSSNTYVNRKDFLREEPKGKLILPEKNSTYKHMMAYLIRTRKIDKDIVYRLVKDKKLYEDKYKNCVFVGYNDKGEAGYASIRGTNTNVERFRGDVKNSDKAYSFCMEGIKNSSKVYVFESPIDLMSYLTIKKLNSNNSFKLNDHLLSLGGLSVKALEKYLIKHPNIKEINLCLDNDREGIMAANRLREKYKDRFVVNIEHPNKKDYNEDLQNLSIVDERKEKDVVNQETKVGSDNLKPQLVSMEELNRILDDREQYGKFIAPIHSDKSLDHPDQKWMAVVNLETEDRNYFEVSSDYSSCIKWLNDLWERERDEDDYWLHR; this comes from the coding sequence ATGGCATATGAAAAACGTAGATTTACAGAAGAACAGATACAGTTTGCTAATAATATAAATTTGCTTGAGTATGCTAAGCAATCTTTTGATGTTAAAAAGGTAGGTATTAATTCATATAAGATAGAAGGTCATGGGGGACTTCATATAAATCCAGAGACAAATAGGTGGAATTGTTTTTCTCAAAGCAAAGGTGGGGGGCCAATACAATTCGTAATGTTCACAGAGAATAAATCATGGGTGGAAGCAGTGAAGAAGTTTTTAGGGGTCTCTTCTAGCAATACATATGTTAATAGAAAAGATTTTCTCAGAGAAGAACCTAAAGGAAAGCTAATTCTTCCTGAAAAGAATAGTACATACAAGCATATGATGGCATACCTAATAAGAACAAGAAAAATAGATAAGGATATAGTTTACAGGTTAGTAAAGGATAAGAAATTATATGAAGATAAATATAAAAACTGTGTGTTTGTAGGATATAACGATAAGGGAGAAGCTGGATATGCAAGTATACGAGGTACGAATACAAACGTAGAAAGATTTAGGGGAGATGTTAAAAACTCTGATAAAGCCTATAGCTTTTGTATGGAAGGGATAAAAAATAGCTCTAAGGTATATGTGTTCGAATCACCAATAGACCTTATGAGTTATTTGACCATTAAGAAACTCAATTCTAATAACAGCTTTAAACTAAATGATCATTTACTATCTTTAGGTGGACTATCGGTTAAAGCTTTAGAAAAGTATTTAATAAAGCACCCTAATATAAAAGAAATTAATCTATGTCTGGATAATGATAGGGAGGGAATTATGGCAGCGAACAGATTAAGAGAAAAGTATAAAGATCGATTTGTAGTTAATATAGAGCATCCTAATAAAAAGGACTATAATGAAGATTTACAAAATCTGTCCATAGTCGATGAGCGTAAAGAAAAAGATGTGGTTAATCAAGAAACCAAGGTAGGATCTGATAACCTTAAACCCCAATTAGTATCTATGGAAGAACTTAATAGGATACTTGATGATAGAGAACAATATGGAAAGTTTATTGCTCCTATACATAGTGATAAAAGCTTGGACCATCCTGATCAAAAGTGGATGGCCGTAGTTAATCTTGAAACAGAAGACAGGAATTATTTTGAAGTAAGTAGTGACTATAGCTCCTGCATAAAATGGCTAAATGATCTTTGGGAAAGAGAAAGAGATGAGGATGATTACTGGCTACACAGGTAA
- a CDS encoding aspartyl-phosphate phosphatase Spo0E family protein, whose product MFLWEVIHIELHKEIQNLKNKLNSAIADSESLTSDEIVALSQQLDHLIVLESRKRLDAYKSSKKNCKRR is encoded by the coding sequence TTGTTTTTGTGGGAGGTGATTCATATAGAGCTACATAAAGAAATACAAAATTTAAAAAACAAGCTGAATTCAGCAATTGCAGATTCAGAAAGTCTAACTAGTGATGAGATTGTAGCATTAAGTCAGCAGCTAGATCATTTAATAGTTTTAGAAAGTAGAAAAAGGTTGGATGCGTATAAATCATCCAAGAAAAATTGCAAAAGAAGGTGA
- a CDS encoding relaxase/mobilization nuclease domain-containing protein encodes MGIVKFINGSNKKIQGLVRAIDYIVDENKTEIFTFKNSDENDRQNMELNNTKGTWQYNLFTTVKENMAVSRSREEFVKNMNALGYKVKWDDSHKYITFTTPDGHIRRNNKLYPVEDFTKDALQRRFDVNKSNFDKGIKIDSNKNETKDISKLDKEMIFVEKLISEDKGNRAINYITRGDKTSAKLITGINCSPESALNEMMLTKKMFNKNEGRQFIHFVHSFHDHEDISPELAHEISLKLIEQERFKGFEILAATHTDEDHLHTHFILNTVNSETGMKWQQSIKEVKALIEFSNRLCEEYGLKYSYSNKKKKSYNKSETLGERKAKEEGRSWKQELQLAAKSVLKHSTSKEEFIKNMNQLGYAVKWDSTDDRVTFITSNGRPCRNTSLYPPKIFSKDAMEKRFSINKQFENSKQEFRHEVQMQAMQDIILETINKLSHNPSLGNSNYPFSYLEGQALKEKMKEKEKGEGLDWDR; translated from the coding sequence ATGGGAATTGTTAAATTTATTAATGGATCAAACAAAAAAATCCAAGGCTTAGTTAGAGCGATAGATTATATTGTTGATGAGAATAAAACAGAAATATTTACATTTAAAAACTCAGATGAGAATGATAGACAAAATATGGAGCTAAACAATACAAAGGGTACTTGGCAATATAATCTATTTACTACAGTAAAAGAGAATATGGCAGTATCAAGAAGCAGAGAAGAATTTGTTAAAAACATGAATGCATTAGGATATAAAGTTAAATGGGATGATAGCCATAAATATATAACATTTACAACACCGGATGGACATATACGTAGGAACAATAAGCTGTATCCTGTCGAGGATTTTACTAAAGATGCACTTCAGAGAAGGTTCGATGTGAATAAAAGTAATTTTGACAAGGGTATAAAAATCGATAGCAATAAGAACGAAACTAAAGATATATCCAAGTTAGATAAAGAAATGATCTTTGTGGAGAAATTAATATCTGAAGATAAAGGCAATAGGGCAATAAATTATATCACAAGGGGCGATAAGACCAGTGCCAAATTAATAACAGGTATAAATTGTAGTCCAGAGTCAGCACTTAATGAAATGATGCTCACTAAAAAAATGTTCAATAAAAATGAAGGGAGGCAGTTCATACATTTTGTTCATTCATTTCATGATCATGAAGATATCAGCCCTGAATTGGCGCATGAAATTTCCCTAAAACTTATAGAACAAGAAAGATTTAAAGGATTCGAGATATTAGCCGCAACTCATACGGATGAAGATCATTTGCATACTCATTTCATTTTGAATACTGTAAATAGTGAAACCGGTATGAAATGGCAGCAGAGCATTAAGGAAGTAAAGGCGTTAATAGAATTCTCAAATAGACTTTGTGAGGAATATGGACTTAAATATAGTTATTCTAATAAGAAGAAAAAATCTTATAATAAATCAGAAACACTTGGAGAACGTAAAGCTAAGGAAGAAGGGAGGAGCTGGAAACAGGAACTTCAGCTTGCAGCTAAAAGTGTGCTTAAGCATTCAACTAGCAAGGAAGAATTCATTAAAAATATGAATCAACTAGGGTATGCGGTTAAATGGGACAGTACTGATGATAGAGTTACATTTATTACTTCCAATGGAAGGCCCTGCAGGAATACTAGTTTATATCCACCAAAAATCTTTAGCAAGGATGCTATGGAGAAAAGGTTTAGTATCAATAAACAATTCGAAAACAGTAAACAAGAATTTCGGCATGAAGTTCAAATGCAGGCAATGCAAGATATCATACTAGAAACAATAAATAAACTTTCACACAATCCCAGCTTGGGTAATAGCAACTATCCTTTTAGCTATCTTGAAGGTCAAGCTCTGAAAGAAAAAATGAAGGAGAAGGAAAAAGGCGAAGGTTTAGATTGGGACAGATAA